CTTATAGATTGGGTCAATAATTCCTCTTTAAAACCTATCAGAAAAACATGTGCATTTCATTTACTCTTTGAGGTTATCCATCCTTTTGTAGATGGTAATGGAAGAACAGGTAGAATCTTGATGAACTATCTATTAATTAAAGAAGGTCTGGTTAATGTAGGCTTTGATAAACCACAGGAATACATACAGGCTCTGAAGAAAACAGAAAAGCCTGCAATATGGATAGTTGAGAAACTCA
The genomic region above belongs to Hydrogenobacter sp. and contains:
- a CDS encoding Fic family protein; the encoded protein is LIDWVNNSSLKPIRKTCAFHLLFEVIHPFVDGNGRTGRILMNYLLIKEGLVNVGFDKPQEYIQALKKTEKPAIWIVEKLIRGRKLKPEDIDLYFEEHSPREFENLVRKRPETGTSITEPGTIGVVTGAETTRKRGNSGRSL